A DNA window from Barnesiella intestinihominis YIT 11860 contains the following coding sequences:
- the metH gene encoding methionine synthase, protein MQTLKQLLDQRILILDGAMGTMIQRYGLNEQDFRGSLFPDSAVELKGNNDLLCLTAPHLIDEIHRAYLEAGADIIETNSFNANAISMADYRLESQVKEINRAAARIARKAADDYSTPDKPRFVAGSIGPTNKSCSMSPDMENPALRNLDFDTLATAYREQITALIEGGVDLLLIETIFDTLNAKAALFAAQESMKATGRELPVMLSVTVTESGRTLSGQTLEAFLTAVSHAEILSVGLNCSFGAREMKPYLHRLASISPYYISAYPNAGLPNRLGEYDETPASMAAQIKEFIDEGLVNIVGGCCGTTPEHIARYREITQNASPRRPIAKDNRLHICGLEDLVVCPENNFVNIGERCNVAGSRKFLRLIHEKNYTEALDIARKQVEAGAQIIDINMDDAMLDARKEMVDFLNLIVSEPDIYRVPVMIDSSEWEVISAGLKCLQGKAIVNSISLKEGEETFLAHALEIKRLGAAVVVMAFDEKGQADTYERKIEVCARAYKLLTEEAGLAPCDIIFDPNVLAIATGIDSHDNYAVDFIRATAWIHENLPGAKVSGGVSNLSFSFRGNNFIREAMHAVFLYHAIRNGLDMAIVNPATSITYDDLPTETLALIEDVVLNRRPDATERLIDFAEKHRGEAVKKENNIDEDRHRQPVADRLKQALVKGISTHLETDLAEAVRQYGSALAVIEQPLMDGMNRVGQLFGDGKMFLPQVVKSARTMKQAVGILQPLIEQENTRNGETSKRGKFIVATVKGDVHDIGKNIVAVILACNNFEVIDLGVMVPAEKIVERAIAEQVDFIGLSGLITPSLEEMCHVVSEMEKAGLHTPVIIGGATTSKLHTAVKIAPCYSGAVIHAGDASQNPLIAAQLLNPQTREEFIRSIRTEQEALRNSLKPVDLVTLSEAERYAPYIDWDTYTAPRPRQMGLHTVPVTVGDIRPFINWRAFFSVWKIGAGYASIADMQGCDHCKAVWLASFPSAERAKAAEAMQLYKEANRLLDTLEAENNTSPQVCYLLAEAASYDNIIRLRLPDSDFDIPCLRQQVRKSEANAHYYSLSDFIRPANDGKPDYAGLFAVTAGNEIQRRIELLRRDGDDYTALLLQSLADRLAEAAAEWLHRQIRREFWGYAPDEPDLDLQSLLSVRYRGIRPAVGYPSLPDHSLFFDWDRALDFSRIGITLTENGAMMPNASVAGLYIAHPDARYFHIGHIDETQREHYAHQRGFTPEETGKWLSV, encoded by the coding sequence ATGCAGACATTGAAACAACTACTCGACCAACGCATTCTCATTCTCGACGGAGCTATGGGAACGATGATACAACGTTACGGACTGAACGAGCAAGATTTCAGAGGTTCGTTGTTCCCCGATTCGGCAGTGGAATTAAAAGGGAACAACGATTTGCTCTGTCTCACCGCACCACACCTCATCGACGAGATACACCGTGCCTACCTCGAAGCCGGAGCCGACATCATCGAGACGAATAGCTTCAATGCCAACGCCATATCGATGGCAGACTACCGTTTGGAAAGCCAGGTAAAGGAAATAAACCGGGCAGCCGCCCGCATAGCCCGGAAGGCTGCCGACGACTATTCAACACCCGATAAACCCCGATTCGTGGCCGGTTCGATAGGGCCCACGAACAAAAGCTGTTCCATGTCCCCCGATATGGAGAATCCCGCTTTGCGAAATCTCGACTTCGACACACTCGCGACAGCCTATCGGGAGCAAATCACGGCCTTGATAGAAGGTGGCGTGGACCTTCTGCTCATCGAAACCATTTTCGACACGCTCAACGCCAAAGCCGCCCTTTTTGCTGCACAGGAATCTATGAAAGCGACAGGACGAGAGCTTCCTGTCATGCTCTCGGTAACAGTCACCGAGAGCGGGCGAACGCTATCGGGACAAACTCTCGAAGCCTTTCTTACGGCAGTCTCCCATGCCGAAATTCTCTCGGTAGGTTTGAACTGTTCGTTCGGAGCAAGAGAAATGAAACCCTATCTACATCGGTTGGCATCGATCTCCCCCTATTACATCAGTGCTTACCCCAATGCCGGACTGCCCAATCGGTTGGGCGAATATGACGAAACGCCCGCATCGATGGCTGCACAAATAAAAGAATTTATCGACGAGGGACTGGTAAATATCGTGGGTGGTTGTTGCGGAACGACACCCGAGCACATAGCCCGCTATCGGGAAATCACACAAAATGCCTCGCCCCGCCGTCCCATCGCGAAAGACAATCGTCTGCACATCTGCGGGCTCGAAGACCTCGTTGTCTGCCCCGAAAACAATTTCGTCAACATAGGCGAACGCTGCAACGTGGCAGGCTCTCGCAAATTCCTGAGGCTCATTCACGAAAAGAACTATACCGAAGCGCTCGATATCGCACGCAAACAGGTCGAGGCCGGCGCACAAATCATCGACATCAACATGGACGATGCCATGCTCGATGCCCGCAAAGAGATGGTAGACTTCTTGAATCTCATCGTCTCCGAGCCCGACATTTATCGGGTTCCTGTAATGATAGACTCTTCCGAATGGGAGGTTATCTCCGCCGGCTTGAAATGTCTGCAAGGGAAAGCCATCGTCAACTCCATCAGCCTGAAAGAAGGAGAAGAAACATTCCTCGCGCATGCCCTTGAAATCAAACGGTTAGGAGCGGCGGTAGTCGTCATGGCTTTCGACGAAAAAGGCCAAGCCGATACCTATGAACGGAAAATCGAAGTCTGCGCCCGGGCTTACAAGCTCCTCACCGAAGAAGCAGGATTAGCGCCTTGCGACATTATATTCGATCCCAACGTGTTGGCGATAGCTACCGGAATCGACAGCCACGACAACTATGCGGTAGACTTCATTCGAGCTACGGCTTGGATACACGAAAACCTGCCGGGAGCGAAAGTGAGCGGAGGCGTGAGCAACCTCTCCTTTTCGTTCCGAGGCAACAATTTCATTCGCGAAGCCATGCACGCCGTCTTTCTTTATCATGCTATCCGCAACGGGCTCGACATGGCGATTGTCAATCCCGCCACATCGATTACCTACGACGATCTACCGACCGAAACTCTTGCGCTCATCGAAGATGTCGTATTGAACCGTCGGCCAGATGCGACCGAACGTCTCATCGACTTCGCCGAGAAACATCGGGGCGAAGCAGTCAAAAAAGAAAACAATATCGACGAAGACCGTCATCGGCAACCTGTCGCCGACCGACTGAAACAAGCTCTCGTCAAAGGCATATCGACACACCTCGAAACCGACCTCGCAGAGGCCGTCCGTCAATACGGCTCGGCACTCGCCGTCATCGAGCAACCCCTCATGGACGGCATGAACCGGGTGGGACAACTTTTCGGCGACGGGAAAATGTTCCTTCCCCAAGTCGTCAAGAGCGCCCGCACCATGAAGCAAGCAGTGGGTATATTGCAACCACTCATCGAGCAGGAAAATACCCGCAATGGAGAAACCTCCAAACGGGGAAAATTCATTGTAGCCACAGTCAAGGGCGATGTGCACGACATCGGGAAAAACATCGTCGCCGTCATTCTCGCCTGCAACAACTTCGAGGTAATCGACCTCGGCGTGATGGTTCCGGCCGAAAAAATCGTGGAGCGAGCCATTGCCGAACAAGTCGATTTCATAGGGTTGAGCGGACTCATCACCCCCTCCCTCGAAGAGATGTGCCACGTCGTTTCCGAAATGGAAAAAGCAGGACTGCACACACCGGTCATCATAGGCGGAGCTACCACCTCGAAACTCCACACGGCCGTCAAAATCGCCCCGTGTTACAGCGGTGCGGTCATACATGCCGGCGACGCATCGCAAAACCCGCTTATCGCCGCACAACTGCTCAATCCCCAAACTCGTGAGGAGTTTATCCGCAGCATACGCACCGAACAAGAAGCACTGCGCAACTCCTTGAAACCGGTCGATTTAGTCACCCTATCCGAAGCCGAAAGATACGCCCCCTACATAGATTGGGACACATATACCGCCCCCCGGCCTCGGCAAATGGGATTGCACACCGTCCCCGTCACTGTCGGCGACATACGACCTTTCATCAACTGGCGGGCATTCTTCTCCGTATGGAAAATAGGCGCAGGCTATGCCTCCATAGCCGACATGCAAGGGTGCGACCACTGCAAAGCCGTCTGGCTCGCCTCTTTCCCATCGGCCGAGAGAGCCAAAGCCGCCGAAGCCATGCAGCTCTACAAAGAGGCGAATCGTCTGCTCGACACCCTCGAAGCAGAAAACAACACCTCCCCACAAGTCTGCTATCTACTTGCCGAAGCCGCCTCTTACGACAATATCATACGACTGCGGCTACCCGACAGCGATTTCGACATACCCTGTCTGCGGCAACAAGTGCGTAAATCCGAAGCCAATGCCCACTACTATTCTTTAAGCGACTTCATTCGCCCCGCCAACGACGGGAAACCCGATTATGCCGGACTATTCGCCGTCACCGCCGGAAACGAGATACAACGTCGCATAGAGCTCTTGCGTCGGGACGGAGACGACTATACCGCCCTCCTGCTCCAATCCCTCGCCGACCGTCTTGCCGAGGCTGCCGCAGAATGGCTGCACCGGCAAATACGCCGAGAATTTTGGGGTTACGCCCCCGATGAACCCGACCTCGACTTGCAGTCCCTCCTCTCCGTCCGGTATAGGGGAATACGTCCGGCAGTAGGCTATCCCTCCCTGCCCGACCATTCCCTTTTCTTCGATTGGGACAGAGCGTTAGACTTCTCGCGTATCGGAATAACCCTCACCGAAAACGGCGCCATGATGCCCAATGCCTCTGTCGCCGGACTCTACATCGCACACCCCGATGCCCGCTACTTCCACATCGGGCACATCGACGAAACCCAGCGCGAACACTATGCCCACCAAAGAGGCTTCACCCCCGAAGAGACCGGCAAATGGCTATCGGTATAA
- a CDS encoding leucine-rich repeat protein → MISVEIPESVTKIGNGAFDYSGLSSVNIPNSVTIIENNAFSSTQLTSIRIPGNATQWERAFAGCSKLTTVIIESGIKKIEKGAFANCTGLTSVSIPNSVTVISESAFSSCTALTSIDIPNSVTEISSTAFSGCKSLIHISIPEKITGIGTSAFSDCTALSSITFPSTLTGIGDNCFEGCTGLTTVDIPATVSYIGHTSFKDCTKLTSVSIPDGVTGIIGREAFSGCVKLSSITIPQNLEGVRANAFSGCLNLKSVTWNARDCSFSRDNVFPTSVITSFTFGDNVEKIPEGICEDMEKLTSVTIPESVTSIGKEAFKNCTELTSVVWKARKCANFSNSAYSPQFNTCPNITSFTFGENVEKIPAYLCSGITQISEISIPESVTYMGRAAFKECPGITSVRWNARTCTDFTSAENSAGFNTCPNITAFAFGENVEKIPAYLCFGMERLTEIILPQKTTTLGNGVFKNCIGLQSISIPLSTTTIGADAFNDCMALTSVIWNARWCSDFTSSPFNASPNIASFTFGEGVERIPAFLCRRLEAIDEITLPEGATYIGAEAFSGCSGVTVVNLGNSLTNIGSKAFYGCGLSTVSIPMSLTSIGAEAFGDCVRLKSVIWDARNCSDFATSFPETVTAFTFGKNVRLIPSGICQDMALIDSISIPSTVTHIGDFAFYGCDGLERIISSASIPPTISETTFEDYTTKLYVPIGSKTRYHEADYWSNFTDLRNDGASYTIVLSTDIEKGSVSGGGLYEDGEIVRISATPKVGYLFARWSDGNTENPRKITVESELSLTAEFTAVCRLSVLSNDATMGTVKGSGEYAESTIVILSALPNEGFQFARWNDGSTENPRPMTVMDDTELTAEFLPLHSLSVAADNTTTGIVEGSGEYAEGTVVILSALPNEGFQFARWNDGSTENPRPVTVMEDTELTAEFLPLHSLSVTADATTDIVEGSGEYAEGTVVILSALPNEGFQFARWNDGNTENPRPVTVMEDTELTAEFETGSHRLSVRSGNEDMGNVTALLTATPNTGYQFIHWNDGDISNPRTIAISENIDLIAKFEAKATNTDAISNDNERISVIGRTLYVENGGKTYRIYNTIGQLVYTGNDSEVSLSNPGIYTVCTGNRTQKIMIR, encoded by the coding sequence TTGATATCTGTCGAGATTCCCGAAAGCGTGACAAAAATCGGGAATGGGGCTTTTGACTATTCGGGTCTATCTTCCGTAAATATACCCAATAGTGTAACCATAATAGAAAATAACGCTTTCAGCTCGACCCAATTGACATCAATCCGTATTCCCGGAAACGCAACTCAATGGGAAAGAGCTTTTGCCGGATGCAGCAAACTGACAACAGTCATTATCGAGAGCGGAATAAAAAAAATAGAAAAAGGAGCTTTTGCCAATTGCACCGGACTGACCTCGGTTTCCATACCCAACAGTGTGACAGTCATCAGTGAATCTGCGTTTAGCTCCTGTACGGCATTGACGTCCATCGACATACCCAATAGTGTCACGGAAATAAGTTCAACAGCATTCTCGGGTTGTAAAAGTCTGATACATATATCTATACCCGAAAAGATTACGGGAATAGGCACATCGGCTTTTTCCGACTGTACGGCTCTTTCCTCTATCACATTTCCCTCCACCCTCACAGGCATAGGCGACAACTGTTTCGAGGGCTGCACCGGTTTAACCACCGTCGACATTCCGGCCACAGTCTCATACATAGGCCATACCTCGTTCAAAGATTGCACGAAGTTAACCTCTGTATCCATTCCCGATGGCGTAACCGGGATAATCGGAAGAGAAGCCTTTTCCGGGTGTGTAAAATTAAGCTCCATCACGATCCCTCAAAATTTGGAAGGCGTAAGAGCCAACGCTTTTTCCGGTTGCTTGAATCTGAAATCGGTTACATGGAATGCGCGAGATTGTTCGTTCAGTAGAGACAATGTCTTCCCTACCTCCGTTATCACCTCGTTTACATTCGGCGATAATGTGGAAAAGATTCCGGAAGGCATTTGCGAGGATATGGAAAAACTCACTTCCGTGACTATTCCCGAATCGGTGACAAGCATCGGGAAAGAGGCGTTCAAAAATTGTACGGAACTGACATCGGTCGTATGGAAAGCGCGTAAATGCGCAAATTTCTCAAATTCGGCCTATTCACCTCAATTCAACACCTGTCCCAACATCACCTCGTTCACTTTCGGAGAAAATGTAGAGAAGATTCCCGCGTATCTTTGCTCCGGCATAACACAAATTTCAGAGATATCCATACCCGAGTCCGTGACATATATGGGTAGGGCTGCATTCAAAGAATGCCCGGGAATAACCTCGGTAAGATGGAATGCTCGTACTTGCACAGACTTCACCAGTGCTGAAAACTCTGCGGGATTCAACACCTGCCCCAATATCACTGCATTCGCTTTCGGGGAAAACGTGGAAAAAATTCCTGCCTATCTCTGTTTCGGTATGGAAAGGTTGACCGAGATAATCCTTCCTCAAAAAACGACGACTTTGGGAAATGGAGTATTCAAAAACTGTATCGGGCTGCAATCCATAAGCATACCTCTATCTACAACGACCATCGGAGCCGATGCTTTCAACGACTGCATGGCATTGACATCGGTAATATGGAATGCGCGCTGGTGTTCGGACTTTACATCATCTCCCTTCAATGCCAGCCCGAATATCGCCTCATTCACTTTCGGAGAGGGGGTAGAACGGATTCCCGCTTTCCTCTGCCGGAGATTGGAAGCGATAGACGAAATAACATTGCCCGAAGGCGCGACCTATATCGGGGCGGAGGCTTTCTCCGGCTGTTCGGGCGTGACAGTGGTGAACCTCGGAAACTCACTGACAAATATCGGCAGCAAAGCCTTCTACGGCTGTGGACTATCCACAGTCTCTATTCCCATGAGTCTGACGAGCATAGGAGCAGAGGCTTTCGGGGATTGTGTCCGGTTGAAGTCGGTTATATGGGATGCCCGAAATTGTTCCGATTTTGCGACCTCGTTCCCTGAAACGGTAACCGCCTTTACCTTTGGTAAAAATGTACGTCTGATTCCATCAGGAATCTGCCAAGACATGGCTTTGATAGATTCCATTTCCATTCCATCTACGGTAACCCACATAGGAGATTTCGCATTCTACGGTTGTGATGGATTGGAACGAATAATTTCTTCGGCTTCTATCCCGCCGACTATCTCCGAGACGACCTTTGAAGATTACACTACAAAATTATATGTGCCAATAGGCAGCAAGACCCGATACCACGAAGCAGACTATTGGAGCAACTTCACTGACTTGCGCAATGATGGAGCCTCCTACACGATTGTCCTCTCGACCGATATTGAGAAAGGTAGCGTATCGGGAGGAGGCCTGTACGAAGACGGTGAAATCGTCAGAATTTCCGCTACCCCCAAAGTCGGATACCTATTCGCTCGATGGAGCGACGGAAATACCGAGAACCCTCGTAAGATCACCGTAGAATCCGAACTATCTTTAACTGCGGAATTCACCGCGGTCTGCCGATTATCTGTCTTATCGAACGATGCAACTATGGGTACGGTGAAAGGCTCGGGTGAATACGCCGAAAGCACAATTGTTATTCTCTCCGCTTTACCCAACGAAGGATTCCAGTTCGCCCGGTGGAATGACGGAAGTACCGAGAATCCAAGACCCATGACCGTTATGGACGATACCGAACTAACTGCCGAATTCTTACCGCTGCACAGCCTTTCGGTAGCGGCTGACAATACCACCACAGGTATAGTAGAAGGTTCGGGTGAATATGCCGAAGGTACAGTTGTTATTCTCTCCGCCTTACCCAACGAAGGATTCCAGTTCGCCCGGTGGAATGACGGAAGCACCGAGAATCCAAGACCCGTAACCGTTATGGAAGATACCGAACTGACTGCCGAATTCTTACCGCTGCACAGCCTTTCAGTAACAGCTGACGCCACCACGGATATAGTAGAAGGTTCGGGTGAATATGCCGAGGGTACAGTTGTTATTCTCTCCGCCTTACCCAACGAAGGATTCCAATTTGCCCGATGGAATGACGGGAATACCGAGAATCCAAGACCCGTGACCGTTATGGAAGATACCGAACTAACTGCCGAGTTCGAAACAGGCTCGCACCGGCTGTCGGTCCGCTCGGGAAACGAAGATATGGGTAACGTGACTGCTCTATTAACAGCCACACCGAACACCGGATATCAATTTATTCACTGGAATGACGGCGACATCTCCAATCCGCGCACAATAGCCATATCCGAGAATATCGATCTTATTGCCAAGTTTGAGGCCAAAGCCACGAATACAGATGCGATTTCGAATGATAACGAACGTATTTCCGTAATAGGCAGAACCCTGTACGTGGAAAACGGAGGAAAAACATATCGGATATACAATACCATAGGACAACTCGTCTATACGGGAAACGACAGCGAAGTGTCTCTCTCCAACCCCGGTATTTATACAGTATGCACAGGTAACCGAACACAAAAAATAATGATAAGATAA
- the tpx gene encoding thiol peroxidase: MEKITFKGTPVHTYGKLPKVGSQAPCFTLTRSDLTELYCHDLKGRRIVLNIFPSLDTSVCATSVRKFNELAASLDNTTVVAVSKDLPFAQSRFCTTEGIKNLIAASAFRSPEFSKDYGVEMVDGPLAGLLARAVVVIDENGKVIHAELVPEIAQEPNYEAAIKVLK, encoded by the coding sequence ATGGAAAAAATCACTTTCAAAGGCACACCCGTACACACTTACGGTAAATTGCCGAAAGTAGGAAGCCAAGCTCCCTGCTTCACACTTACTCGATCCGACTTGACGGAACTTTATTGTCACGACCTCAAAGGACGTCGCATTGTACTGAACATCTTTCCAAGTCTCGACACTTCGGTCTGTGCTACTTCGGTGCGTAAATTCAATGAGCTGGCAGCATCTCTGGACAATACGACCGTCGTGGCCGTCTCCAAAGATCTACCTTTCGCCCAATCACGCTTTTGCACGACCGAAGGCATTAAAAACTTAATTGCCGCATCGGCATTCCGTTCGCCCGAATTTTCAAAAGATTACGGTGTGGAAATGGTAGACGGCCCGTTAGCCGGACTATTGGCCCGTGCAGTCGTGGTCATTGACGAAAATGGAAAAGTCATTCACGCTGAACTCGTCCCCGAAATCGCACAAGAACCCAACTATGAAGCCGCTATAAAAGTGTTGAAATAA
- the phnX gene encoding phosphonoacetaldehyde hydrolase — MKKVECIIMDWAGTSVDYGCMAPVAAFVESFKNIGLEVTPEETRAFMGLTKIEEIRALFAIERVAEDFRLKFGRDYDDSDVQGRYNDFQRVLFATLEDYSEPIPGIVETIMQLRSQGIKVGSTTGYTQAMMDVVVPAAARKGYVIDNCVTSDRLPAGRPYPYMVYQNMIDLAVSSVDCVLKYGDTIADIKEGINSKVWTVGVILGSNELGLTEDEISKLPMAELENRKAVVRTRMLGAGAHYVVDDITGLPSVIQDINRRMNDSNNF; from the coding sequence ATGAAGAAAGTAGAGTGTATTATCATGGATTGGGCAGGGACCTCCGTCGATTATGGTTGCATGGCTCCCGTTGCTGCTTTTGTCGAAAGTTTCAAAAATATTGGTTTGGAGGTCACCCCGGAAGAAACGCGGGCATTTATGGGGTTGACGAAAATAGAAGAAATTCGAGCTTTATTTGCGATAGAACGAGTGGCCGAGGATTTTCGCTTGAAGTTTGGACGAGATTATGACGACAGTGATGTACAAGGTCGTTATAATGATTTTCAGCGTGTATTGTTTGCTACTTTGGAAGATTATTCGGAACCTATTCCCGGCATCGTCGAAACCATTATGCAGTTGCGGAGTCAGGGCATCAAGGTTGGTTCGACAACCGGATATACCCAAGCGATGATGGACGTGGTAGTCCCTGCTGCGGCTCGGAAAGGTTATGTGATAGACAATTGTGTAACCTCAGATCGGTTACCTGCTGGGCGTCCTTACCCGTATATGGTTTACCAAAACATGATAGATTTGGCTGTCTCTTCGGTCGACTGCGTATTAAAATATGGTGATACGATAGCGGATATTAAAGAAGGTATTAATTCGAAGGTGTGGACGGTGGGTGTTATTCTGGGTAGTAATGAATTGGGGCTTACCGAAGACGAGATTTCTAAATTACCTATGGCGGAACTGGAAAACAGGAAAGCTGTTGTCCGTACTCGTATGTTAGGTGCAGGAGCTCATTATGTAGTGGACGACATTACCGGGTTGCCCTCTGTAATACAAGATATAAATCGAAGAATGAATGATTCCAATAATTTTTAA
- a CDS encoding DUF5690 family protein, whose protein sequence is MNINELKKGISSNRKLSDVLFIFWAGGAALLSYSLVYALRKPFTAATFDGLDFFGMDYKTVTSIVQIFGYFLSKLIGIKVISELKKENRLRFIILSVAVAELSLVLFGLLPRPFNVFALFFNGLSLGCMWGVIFSFLEGRRVTDLLASLMGLSIAISSGTAKSIGLFVMENLHISEFWMPAFIGAFAFPLLSLLGWLMTRLPQPTEEDKKLRIERVTLNREGRMHIFKSFMPVLLLLFFANLFITVLQDIKEDFLVKIINVEASGLSSWAFAKIDATVTLVILCVFGIMSLVKNDMKVLCALLVLVTCGTLTLSFIAFNYNTLELSTTTWLFLQSLSLYTVYLSFQTLFFERFIACFRIRGNVGFFIITLDFIGYMGTVLVLVLKECFKPNIDWLHFYNLMSGYVGVICAMAFMGALVYLLARYRRERTVCVGKNRLFITQNCFGLSPKIANTQQVK, encoded by the coding sequence ATGAATATAAATGAACTAAAAAAAGGTATTTCTTCTAACCGAAAGTTATCCGATGTACTTTTTATCTTTTGGGCGGGCGGTGCGGCTTTGTTGTCTTATTCGTTAGTATATGCTTTACGTAAACCGTTTACGGCGGCAACATTCGATGGACTCGATTTTTTTGGCATGGACTATAAAACCGTAACAAGCATTGTACAGATTTTTGGTTACTTTCTATCGAAATTAATAGGTATTAAGGTAATTTCGGAATTGAAAAAAGAAAACCGGTTACGATTTATCATTTTGTCGGTAGCCGTTGCCGAATTATCTCTTGTGTTGTTTGGTTTGCTTCCCCGGCCGTTCAATGTATTTGCTCTCTTTTTTAATGGACTCTCATTGGGTTGCATGTGGGGTGTGATATTCAGTTTTTTGGAAGGTCGCCGTGTCACCGACCTGTTGGCCAGTCTTATGGGATTGAGTATCGCTATTAGTTCGGGTACGGCAAAATCCATTGGTTTGTTTGTTATGGAAAATCTGCATATTAGTGAGTTTTGGATGCCTGCTTTCATTGGTGCTTTTGCTTTTCCTTTGTTATCGTTATTGGGTTGGTTGATGACACGTCTTCCTCAACCGACAGAGGAAGACAAGAAGTTACGAATTGAGCGAGTGACGTTGAACCGGGAGGGGCGCATGCATATTTTCAAAAGTTTTATGCCGGTATTGTTACTGCTATTTTTCGCGAACTTGTTTATCACTGTTTTACAGGATATCAAAGAAGATTTTTTAGTAAAGATCATTAATGTGGAGGCCAGCGGTTTATCTTCGTGGGCTTTTGCCAAAATAGATGCGACAGTGACACTTGTTATTCTTTGTGTTTTTGGTATAATGTCATTGGTAAAGAACGATATGAAAGTATTGTGTGCACTGCTTGTATTAGTTACTTGCGGTACATTGACACTTAGTTTCATAGCCTTCAATTACAATACGCTCGAATTGTCTACTACTACATGGCTGTTCCTGCAAAGTTTGTCCCTTTATACGGTATATCTCAGTTTTCAAACGCTCTTTTTCGAACGTTTCATCGCTTGTTTCCGTATTAGAGGAAACGTAGGTTTTTTTATTATAACACTTGACTTTATCGGTTATATGGGTACGGTATTGGTATTGGTGTTGAAAGAGTGTTTTAAGCCAAATATCGATTGGTTGCATTTCTATAATCTGATGTCGGGATATGTAGGAGTTATTTGTGCTATGGCGTTTATGGGGGCACTCGTCTATTTGCTGGCACGTTATCGCCGTGAACGTACAGTTTGTGTTGGAAAGAACAGATTATTTATTACGCAAAACTGTTTCGGACTATCACCTAAGATTGCGAATACTCAACAGGTAAAATAA
- a CDS encoding 2-aminoethylphosphonate--pyruvate transaminase: MKPYILLTPGPLTTTETVKEAMMTDWCTWDEDYNVHIVEEIRNSLVALSSRHPDEYTSILLQGSGTYCVEAVIGSTIKPGDKLLILSNGAYGDRMGNIAEYHGIDYDLLAFDETEQISVSYVDDYLAHNADITHVAIVHCETTTGILNPLKDIAHIVKVYGKRLIVDAMSSFGGIPIDLQELGVDFMISSANKCIQGVPGFGFIIARKSELMRCRGVSKSLSLDIYDQWETMEKGHGKWRFTSPTHVVRAFKQAMEELTEEGGVTARYKRYCENHDVLVNGMRTLGFETLLPDEVQSPIITSFLYPHKGFDFKSFYVQLKEKGFVIYPGKISKADTFRIGNIGDVYPDDFVRLIETIRGCRY; encoded by the coding sequence ATGAAACCGTACATATTATTAACTCCCGGTCCTCTTACTACTACCGAAACTGTGAAGGAAGCTATGATGACCGATTGGTGTACATGGGACGAGGATTACAATGTACATATTGTGGAAGAGATACGAAATTCGCTTGTGGCATTGTCTTCTCGGCACCCCGATGAATATACCTCCATTTTGTTGCAAGGTAGCGGCACATATTGTGTGGAGGCAGTTATAGGAAGTACTATTAAGCCGGGAGATAAGCTCCTTATATTAAGCAATGGAGCTTATGGAGATCGCATGGGAAACATTGCCGAATATCATGGGATAGATTATGATCTGTTGGCTTTTGATGAAACAGAGCAGATATCGGTAAGTTATGTAGACGACTATTTAGCCCACAATGCCGATATTACTCATGTAGCCATAGTTCACTGCGAAACAACAACGGGCATTCTCAATCCGTTAAAAGACATTGCTCACATAGTCAAGGTGTATGGCAAGCGACTGATTGTAGATGCAATGAGTAGTTTTGGAGGCATTCCCATCGATTTGCAAGAGTTGGGTGTCGACTTTATGATAAGTAGTGCTAATAAATGTATACAAGGAGTTCCCGGCTTTGGATTCATCATTGCTCGTAAATCTGAACTGATGCGTTGCCGTGGGGTGTCTAAATCCCTTTCTCTCGATATTTACGATCAGTGGGAAACGATGGAGAAAGGGCATGGTAAATGGCGCTTTACTTCTCCTACTCATGTGGTGCGGGCATTTAAACAAGCTATGGAAGAGCTTACGGAAGAAGGGGGCGTAACCGCACGCTATAAACGATATTGTGAAAATCACGATGTATTGGTAAACGGTATGCGTACACTCGGATTCGAAACTTTGTTACCCGATGAGGTACAGTCGCCTATCATTACTTCGTTCCTTTATCCACATAAAGGATTTGATTTCAAGTCGTTTTATGTGCAGCTGAAAGAAAAGGGTTTTGTTATTTACCCGGGGAAGATTTCTAAGGCAGATACATTCCGTATCGGTAATATCGGTGATGTATATCCAGATGATTTTGTACGTTTGATAGAAACGATCAGAGGTTGTCGGTATTAA